TTTTACCACCAAGTCAGTGCTAAGTGGCGCACCACCACTTGCTTCCTCCATGGCACCTTCAGCACCCTCAATCATTGCCCCCATGGGCTATCAGGTTTCTCTTGGtacaggaaaaaaaagggaacaaaagaaaaaggaaacagGAGAGGGTGTTTTTAACATCATTTGCTGACATAATTTATTACACAAGTTGCAGGAGCTGCTACTGCAAGTTTCTCCTAGTTTCCATGTGCAAGAGACACTttatagttaaaaaatatatttaaaaaacaaacttaaaaCTAATTGCATTATTGGGGTACTAATTTTACTAGGAGTCTCCCTTTTTTCCTCTGAGAAAATGGTAACTGTTGTCACAAGAGCTTGTAAGACTTGCAGCCATGGAAGACAACCAAATGTTCACTTCGAATCCAGTATGGCGATTCCTTCCCAACAAAGGTTATCTGTTGTGCTATAAACATTTGTATACAATTACAAACCCATAAAGAGAAGATTGCAGGCTTTGACAAAATCCTGATGAAGTTGATATCTAACTTTTCATTACAATCGCAACATTACAACAAAAATAGAACATTCCagcccatcaaaaaaaaaaaaagaacattccAGAGGAAAAAATGGCTGCAAAACTTCCAGGAACTCAAGAGACATGATAAATAGGACCAGCTAAATCTTAGAAACCATTCAGCACTGAAACATATCTCCTGGAAATGTTCCTTACATTCAGATTCCAGACACTGGAAACTAGAAAAAATATTGCAGtaacttcttataaaaaaactacaaaagaaaatccaaaagaTTGTCGTACATGCTCATCTGCAAACAAATCATATATAGATTgtcaggttccaataaagaacaTTATATTCAGCAATTTATATTATATGCCAAACACATACTAGAGAATTTTGAACCACAAGCTCATGCTCACACACATCCAGAAGCACCCAACCTTTCTCAACAGTAATAGGTCTACAACCTATAGAATCAATTTCTGAATTCAGGATGGCCGAATTATTTTCTTAACATTTACTTGTAGTTTCATATGAtcagggggagggggggggggggggagagagagagagagaatcagacTAAACCAAACATTTGGGTCAGCTATATTCTTGCATGCAAAGGAGATCATGGCAATATAAACACATTATGTCATGAAACTTGTAACATCAAGGAGGTAATACTGTAATAGATGTACCTTTGATTATGTTAAAACCAAAGTAAGCTATCTATCTTCTTTCTCACTCTATGTAGTACTTCTTATTGAAAGCTGGTAGTACATTGCCAGAACACTGTCTGACCTCACAGCCAAGCTCAACCTCCATGAGTCTATGATTTTCCTTAGAGCGAAtcattaagaaagaaaattttaaattatccCCTTCAGTGACACGAATTGTAGGATTCACAAGGAAAACCTGTCCAATAAACAAGAGGATAGACTTAGAAGATTAATGGAGACTGTAACTAAAGAGGACAAATGCAGCATCATCCTGCATTTTCAATGCATGCAATGAACAGGCTTTAAGTACTCTTTAAGTAAAGCTTTATGAAAAGAAGATACCACAAAATTGTTGGGAtcttttaaaaaccaaataatgTCCATTATGAAACTCAAAAAATGCATTTGTCCATCATTTGGTTGATAAAGAATGAGCCCTAACATACAGTAAAACACCTTTGAAAGTACAGTATACCATATAGTTCATGATGCATATTTTACCGACTCAAAAGTTTATCTTTTATAGCCTACTACCTGAAAACTAAAAGTAGAGTAGACCATATAACAGTTGAATGTGCAAAGAATGGCCCACTAGGGCTTTGTTttgacacccaaaaaaaaatcccaaattttccTAAAAGAACTAACTTCAtcagataattttttttcctatatttaaaaaagaaataaaatttaaaggaagaagtcttcttctttttttgctattGGTTGCTCATACCTGTTGGCCCCAATGTGTCCCATTATCAAAGCTCGGGGCAGTCGTCAACTCAATCTCTTTCTGAGCTGGGTCCTCCCTCCTTCCCTGGTGCATCGCCAAAAGGAGAGAAAACATAGTATTATATTAACCTGCAGATGGTTTGGGGTCCTAGGATGCATAACAAAAAGGGAcactaagagtccgtttggatagaacttatttgctgaaaactgaaaactgaaaacactgtacaaaaataattttttaatgtataaaaagtactgttcatccgaaaaagtactgttcattggcctaaaatcactgttcatggccaatgaacagtgacacatgcgcgtggaaaaaaaaaaacggccAGACATGGATGCAActgtgctatccaaacgccctctaaatATCAGCTCACCCGAAAATGAACATCAAACCATCCTCCAAAACCGCAGAACCTTGTGTTCTCTAGAGTTATTGATGATGAAATGTCTGATCTGACTTTCAGGATGTCATCCACAGTGGCAGTTAAACAATCAATTTCCTTTACTAAAGCAGCTGTCCCGATAACTTGATGTGGATGAAGGTTGTTCCACAATGATGTCTGCAGAAATTTAATGTCATACATTttaaaatccaccaaaaagaaTCATATCTTACTCTGACAAAGGTGAGCATTGCTTAGATGTCATGCTGCATCCCCAAGTATTAACAGCGACATGATTTATACAATTCAGATAAGATAGTAATGTTGATTGCTTTTGAAGGATTTGATTCATCATGATTGATGCTTATTAACGCCAATTGGTGCCATTAGATAGATCTGATTgcaatttgaatttaatttccATGTATGATGAAATctcattataattttattttctttccatgtTTGATATAATTTGGGGACTTTATCTAAAGGGCCCAATGTTCACTATTGTAACGAAGCAATTAATAATCAATTAATGAAATTTGGTGCTAATTCCTAGCAAGCCTAGGTGCCGATTCCTTGGTTCCTATCATGCTTGGTGTTGATTCCTAGGTCCTATCCATTTGTCTTATTCTTCTTTTGCTTCCCGACAAACACAAGTCTCCATCTCAGAGTTTATGGTCTTGCATAAAATAGGCTCGGAAGAAACTTTAGCAAGCTATAATAATTCACAATTCAACATACAAAAAGAACCCAAGATCCCATTTGGATGTGTGATTCAGAAAATCCAAATAAAGCCATCAATTTAACCCAAATCCagaaaaattatcatttaaatCAATCATCCGTAGAGCAGATAGTTCAATTGTCATAATCTCTTAAGTGAAAGAGCAATAGAATAGattagaaatgaaaaattacaccttaccaccctaaactatacctcatattacactttgcactctACTTTTCAAATGCAtgttttgcaccctaaactatggcCCTTGTTACACTATGCACCCCGGTATTAAGTTTACTATTAACTTGGATAGAAAAATATGGCATCACGTGAAAAAACCTAATTGCCTCTCTTCTCAATCCCTTAAAAATAAaggagaaattacactttaccaccctaaactatcttcgtgattacactttgcaccctaaactttgAACTTCCGTCCAAGTTAAAAGCAAACATTACATTgtggtgcaaagtgtaacaagggCCATAGTTTAAGGTGAAAATCACACATTCGAAAAtcttagggtgcaaagtgtaatatgAGATATAGTTTAAGGTGATAAAGTGTAAATTCcctatattagaaaaaaaaaaaaatggaatgctTGGGGGGAGGCAGGGGTGTCCAATAATATAGGTATCTTTTGCCTTTGAGTACCTCTGCAAAAGGAGGGTTGTGGTAAGTTGACTAACAGCATAAGATCTAGAACTATTAGTTTTATTAAGGCGAGTTTAGTCCGCATAGACCATCAAATACAACTTTATCCAAATTTCACAGTTATGCAAcaccatgagagagagaatagagagagagacaatCTAGTTGTCAGTTTCTGAGATGAaagttaataaataaacaaatagagAACTAACCTGTAGATAGTATTTCTTTTGCTCCTCAGAGAAAGGTTTTGTGAGAACACTCATATCAACGCCATAACAAGTTTTTGTCTCGTTTGTGAAATGATGCCAATCATCCATAGCTCCCTCATAgtcacttatttttttctctgcCAATCCAGTCCTAATAGGTGCCATCCACATGCGGGCATGACTAGGGTACCTGTGAAATCCCAAATTTTCCAAGGTCAGACAAGAAGTCTCAGAAAAGACCACTTGAAACcattcaaaaattaatagattcaTAGCACTCCCAACAAGGTCAACTAAAACCATGAgcaataattcaataatttccattgtttaattcaattaattattttggaaaattctaAGACAACATACAAGTTATTCCCAACAcaaacaaaagaataattcatAAATTGAACCAAAGGGCAAGCAAACAGTATAATAAGAGATTGGCCAAAAGAAAGTCCAGATGGACAAGACAACCATAACCAATAAATTGTATCACAAGTCTCAATGTCATCATAGCTATGATCTAGCAACTATTGACACGAGTATCCAGTCCCTCAAAGACATTTTGACTAATAGAGCAATTCCCCATAATTTGCAAAAGAGGACAGAAGAACATATTTGCATGTACAAATGAAAGTTCAAAAGAGATTAAGAACTCACCATGGAACTACCTTAATGGTATAAGCATAGTGTTTGTGTGAATTAAATGTGACAGTTGATAACCAACGCCTTATACATgtgaaaaatcttattttacAGAAAATAATATCTTCTTGATAATACAAGTCTCAAAAGCTTGCTCATCGTGAAACCATGAGTACTCAAAAACAGATGTTCATGTTTGAAATGCTGGTGTCTTGCTATACTTAAGTGGGGCAAATCAGCAAGCTAACTATGATGATAATTGCAGTAGCAGCGCTAGTAGGACAACAACAAAAGATAGGGTAAGGCAGAATCACAAGTGATTAAACGAAGCAAACAACTATTAAAATGTGTAAACGAATTGCAACAGTTACATGATTCCCGTTGGCTTCAGCCATCGGTCACGCGCACATATCACCGAATCAAACATGGATTCACGAAGAAGAAAGTATCCCATCCACTCTGAGATAATCACATCAACTGCACATTCATGAATACCTATACTTAGACCCATGGCATATAAGACATACCCATTATGATCTTAAATTAAACTATACAGTAACAAGTAATAAGGTAATCACGCTAACCTTTCTCTGGCAATGTAACATCCTCCATAGAGCCCTCAATCACTTCAACCACACCTTCCAAGTTATTTGCTTTTACAAGCGCACGCGCATGTTCTGACATCTTAGTTGCTTCCACTGCATAGACCTTTCTCGCACCTGCTTGTGCCGACCAAATTGCAAGAATGCCACTCCCAGTTCCCACATCCAACACAGTCTTTTCCACAAAATTCACCAAATTAATCCCAATTATATctcaaatacacacacaaaaatcaaaactattCAGACATTCTATCCCAAAGACTGATTCACAGTAAATAACTAGAACTCATCACAGATTTCAAAATTCCTTGTCTTGATTGCCaaacagacacacacacattattTAATTTGTGCTTTTACTTTGTGTATAGTTTGAATTACATTCAATGCTGATTTAGAATGGGTTAAAACGCTACTAAAGGCATCAATTACACCTAAGTTCCTTCAAAAGGAAGGACAAAAATTCATTATATTTGGCAAAAGAAAAGCATTAACCCTCAACTTTCATAGAAAGTAGAAAACAGAAAACAgaaaacagggaaaaaaaagaacaaaaactacAGCTTTCTTCTTCCAATTTGTttcccaaataaataaataaaacctcaACCCCACCATACCAATACTCGTTCAAACCAAGCTCAGCTCATCAATAAGTTAAAAAAGCTTCAATCTTTTATTCTGGGTCCAGAACAGAAGTCCCCCAGAAACCAAACagaccaaaataaaagaaaaacagaaacacATAGAGAGTGGTGACCAAAGATAGCTTACCTTTCCTTTGAAGTGATGCTTGTTTTGGAAGACGGAGTTGTAGTAAGCGTCCATGCGGACACGATCAGAAAGCATCTCCTTCTGGTGGTAGAGAAAAGCGTAGGTACAGAAGTACTGTGCAAAATCCAATTCCTTGTCCACCACAGGCACAGGAGCTCCTCCTCCATTACTGGCTCCGCTTCGGTCCCCCGCCACGACGCCGTTTTGGTAGCTCCCCATGTCACTGCTAAAACACTAGAGGCGCTACCAAAgaagagacagagacagagacagagagacagaaGAAACTTTGGGTTGAtagtttgaataaatttgatttctttcttaGGTTTAGGGCAACATTGGTTGCGACGACTTGGGCTGCGTTGTTGGTGAGTGGTGagttcaaaagtttgtttttttcccaaaaataataatgctTGCCATGTCAGCGCCACGTTGGAACTTAAGGTGGTCCACGGATATTTAAAGGTAGACCCCACCTTGGCCTTGCAATAAAATTTGgtctttcttttatttgtttgtacTTTTTGTATGATGTTATCTATCcatttatctatactactatttaagggctttcctgtttggattcttatttttttagttcaaaaatacccttacagtcctatgtttaaatagagacaaaactaaaggacaattcggtaaaaactcatttttttagttcaaaattacCCTTATAATcatatgtttaagtagagacaaaactaaaggacaatttggtaaaaatgttaCTTTAACacccactaaaacattacctataaaattggataactttcctgttaattttcaaattactttatccactcataaatttgattttcaaaataaaaattatatatataaaataaaataaaaacacatttttttctacaaaataaaaattatatatataataaaaaacatagatattttttttttgttacagcCTATGTTTAAGTAAGGGCAAAACTTGATAAAAATACTTCTTTAACTTCCACGTAAaacactatctacaaaataggactacACTCCCAGTACACTCACGTTGgttttcaaactcaatttgcttcttcttcagttTTCCAATTCTCTCAATTCTATGTTTTCAAACTCTTTTCACCTACCTCTTTGCTTCAGATTTCActacaaacaacaaaaacaacagatAGATTTGAGATAAACTATTTCTTAGATCAAATCTCAGCCCTCTCTATCTCTGatctcacttttttatttttacatttctcacttcaatttctctctttatttggTCATGTTTTGCTTATTGTTATTTCCGGACTTACTGGATATTTTCTGATGTGTAGGCAGAGGAGATCAGTGTGAGAAGTAGAGAGAGTAAACTGATTTTGGGTGCAGggtattttctcaaaaaaacacGTTCTAGGTTAGTTTTAAACTCTAATACTCATAATACTCATCAAGAAGACACGTTCCATGTTCCAGTGTTTATCACCTTGGCTTAAATTTATGGGTTGCTCCCTCCAATCAACCCTTTCATTCTATATATGTGCAATACGAATATCTAATActattctctcttctttctttttttcctttttttttctttttcttttctgttaatGGAAattattcccccccccccttttttttttcttttgaaaccaTTTATAAGCTAAGGTGATAAACGCACGCTAAGGTGATAATTGTTATGGaaaatctttcaatttttataattattatggtTTTGTTCTATTTTGGGTGTGACAGCTGTGAAAggttgaggttttttttttatagttttgagCTTTTGTTTCTAGGTTTTGTTGTTCAAACTTGAAAGTGGCTaatattctcaacaaaaaaaaaaagaagaagaagaagaagaaagaaagtggcTAATaagtaatgatttttttttaagtcttggATTATCGTTTGGCAAAAAAAAGTCTTCGATTATCAGATTATGTGTTAATTTTcttctccatgtgttgttttaTCTCCAACaaaatcttattattttatcatgATTTAGATTTTAAAAGGACTACACTTTATTATCATTATCCTTTCCAtatcattatcttcttcttcttcttcttttaatttggCCAGTTTGATGGGTGTTAAagtattttttctaattaatgactattttttaaagaataggaatgatatatattgatttgtctttatttttattatttttttgtggttatcAGGTTTGACTCATTATTTTAGTGTATGTGTTCTAAGTGGtgccctctcttcctcttattatttttgtttgttgttttcctTACATTTAAGCCttactctctatttttttgtatttttttagggTGACATATCAACAATTTGGTTAGATTGCATAGCAGACACATTGGATGAATTCAGGTGAGCGAAGTGGTAGTCAATCTATCAAGTAGTtgttaaaaaacattttttgtaatatGAATATCCTAccttatgaaatttaatattgtcCTTTTTTGTGCCTTTCATTGCACATTTGATGACTTTATAAGCAATTGTCATATACACAAATTTGCTAAACCAAGAATGATACTGGAGAActtatctttaaagataaaattttaaaattgtgctgaaaattgcttctaaataatagactaacttttaggggtaaaaacttacacccttaaatatatcttatatttgatagtttaaaatgttacttcattttaatttttaaaatttttaaaattggtaaaatttaatttgatccaaaataacttaccaaaagacaaaaagactccaaacaaaccatgtcttttgaatttgcatcaagtgttatGTGTcctcaattaataaatttgcatcaattttttttttttttttagtgtggtGAGTCCTTT
This genomic stretch from Castanea sativa cultivar Marrone di Chiusa Pesio chromosome 1, ASM4071231v1 harbors:
- the LOC142621054 gene encoding protein arginine N-methyltransferase PRMT10 is translated as MGSYQNGVVAGDRSGASNGGGAPVPVVDKELDFAQYFCTYAFLYHQKEMLSDRVRMDAYYNSVFQNKHHFKGKTVLDVGTGSGILAIWSAQAGARKVYAVEATKMSEHARALVKANNLEGVVEVIEGSMEDVTLPEKVDVIISEWMGYFLLRESMFDSVICARDRWLKPTGIMYPSHARMWMAPIRTGLAEKKISDYEGAMDDWHHFTNETKTCYGVDMSVLTKPFSEEQKKYYLQTSLWNNLHPHQVIGTAALVKEIDCLTATVDDILKVRSDISSSITLENTRFCGFGGWFDVHFRGRREDPAQKEIELTTAPSFDNGTHWGQQVFLVNPTIRVTEGDNLKFSFLMIRSKENHRLMEVELGCEVRQCSGNVLPAFNKKYYIE